The genomic region TAATTAAATCAAAATGTTTAATATCTAATAACGATCTATCGAATATTTTAATATTTCCATATTTTTGAAATTGAATAATTATCTTTTTTGAATTTTCTATAGTTCTATTTAAGATGAAAACTGAACAACCAAAAGATAAAAGAGAAAAAAGAATTCCTTTAACTGCACCACCAGCACCTAATATTAATATTGAATATTTTTTTTTTATAAAATCTAATCTAATAAGATCAGATAATAGTCCAATTCCATCTGTATTATCTCCTAAAAAATGCTTATCATCTATTTTTTGTATTGTATTTACAGATTTAGCAATTTTTGCTCTTTGAGTTAATTCAGTGCAAAATGCATATGCTTCTTGTTTAAAAGGAACTGTAATATTTGCACCTTTACCATTTTTTTGAAAAAAATTATATAAAATAGGATAAAAATCTTTTAATGAAACATTAATAGAAGTATAAGAATGCAAAATACCTGTTTGTTGAGCAAATAAACTATGAATTACAGGAGATTTGCTATAGTGAACAGGATTTCCAAAAAGAGCATAATTATATTTTTGATATTTAAACATTTCGAATTAACTTTCCATTCATTATATTAACAATTTTAGAAGGATATTTTTCATCACCTATTTTACCATTTAACAATGGAAAATTTTTGCCAAAATATTTAAAAACTTCTTCACGCGTGATACAAGGAGTCATATTTGAAATGTTTGCACTAGTAGATATTAAAGCTTTTCCAAAAGTATTGCATAATTTTATTATTTCAATATGAGCACTTATACGAACAGCTATAGTATTAAACTTTCCAGTTAACCAATAAGGCGTATTTGTCTTAGCTGGAAGTAAAAAAGTAAAAGGTCCTGGCCAATGAAGAAAAATTTTATTTTTTTGTTTTTCTGATAAATCATATTCATTAATATACATTTTTATTTGATTAAAATTTGAAGCTACTAGTATAAATCCTTTTTCTACAGTTCTATTTTTTAAATAAAGTAGTTTTTTTACAGCTTCTTCACTAGTTGGATCGCATCCAAGACCAAACATCGATTCCGTAGGATATGCAATTACATTTTTATTATGTAACATTTTTACACAATAAAGTAATGAATCCGAAAAAAAATCTTTATCCATTGATAATTTCTCAAAAAAGTATTTTTTACTAATCCACACAAAATATTTAATGAATTATTTCTTCTCTAAAATTAAACAATAAATTTTCAAGTTTTTGATATACTATCTCGCAACCTGGTAAATTAAATAAAATAATTAATATAATCCATTTTAAATCTTCAAGATTTAATTCATAAATGTCTAATTCCATAATTCTTTCAATAATTATTTCTCTTGTATCTAATGTTAATATCTCTAACTGTTCTAAAAATAATATAAATCCACGACAATCAACATTTAATTTAAAAGATTCTTCCTTGGTATAAATTCTAGTAGAAATTTGATTACATGATAAATTCATTGATGAAATAATATTTTTTTTGTAAGAAGAAAGATTTTTTAACCAACGTAAAGCATTATAAATATCTCTTTTTTTAAACCCTATGTTAGATAAATCATTTTTTAAGTTATCATAATCAACAGATATTTTAGATTCACTATGCGCATAAGTTTCAAATAAATATATTAATATATCAAACATTACATCCTCGATCACATATTAAAAAATTTAAATATTTAGTAATATATTCTATATATAAGTTTATCATGAGTATTATTAATATATAATATGAAAAATATTATAATTGTTATAAAAAATGTTATAAAAGATATAGTCTTGTATTTAAAATAAAATTAGTAAACTTTTAATTATAATAAAAAAGTTTATAATAATATATAAAATTCAACTATTTTCATTTAAAATATATGTCTTTGTTAAAAATACTTCACTATCCTGATAAACGTTTAAGAGTTATTGCTAAACCTGTAAATAATATTAATAATAATATAAAAAATATTGTAAATAATATGCTAGATACCATGTATCAAGAAAATGGCATTGGTCTAGCAGCAACTCAAGTAAATATTCCATTACAAATTATAGTTGTTAGTGCAATGGAAAAAGAAAAAAATAATCTAGTATTAATTAATCCTAAAATTCTAAAAAAAGAAGGAAATATTAGTATTGAAGAAGGATGTTTATCAATTCCTGAATATCGTGCTCTCATACCAAGATTTAATCATATAAAAGTTCAAGCTATTAATTTACATGGAAAAAAAATAGAAATAGAAACAGAATCAATAGTATCTATTTGTATACAACATGAAATAGATCATCTTAAAGGAAAATTATTTATTGATTATCTATCAAAATTAAAACAAGAAAGACTTTACAAAAAATTTAAAAAAGTAGAAAAAAATATTCTATTAAGGAAATAAAAAAAATTTGAAAAAATTAAAAATTATTTTTGCTGGAACAGCCTATTTTTCTGCTGAACATCTAAATACACTCATTTCTTCTTCACATGATGTGGTTGCGGTACTTAGCAAACCAGATAGTTTATCTGGAAGAGGACAAAAAATTATTTTTTCTCCTGTAAAAATAATATCTATAAATAATAATATTCCTATATTTCAACCTGATAATTTAAATGATCAAATTTTTCAAGATAAACTTTTACATATTAATGCAGATATTATGATAGTTGTATCTTATGGAAAAATTATACCAAAAAAAATTTTAAATATGTTTCCTAATGGATGTATCAACATCCATGCTTCACTTCTACCTAGATGGAGAGGAGCCTCTCCTATTCAATCATCGATTCTCAATGGTGACAAAAAAACAGGTATCAGTATTATTGAAATGGATGATACTATTGATACTGGAAATATAATACATTCAATTACATGTAATATATCTTCAAAAGATACAACTCAAAGTTTATCTTTAAAATTAATAAAAATTGGAACGAAAGCATTGTTAGAAGTCTTAGAAAAAATTATTAAAAAAAGTATAGTAAAAAAAAAACAAAATGAAAGAGATGCAACTCTATCAAAAAAAATACACAAAAAAGACGCTTTATTAAACTGGAATTTAAAAGCTGAAGAATTAGAACGTACAATACGAGCTTTTATTCCTTGGCCAGTATGCCATTTTATATTAAAAAACAAAGCTATAAAAATATGGAAGGCAAAAGTTATTCCTTTAAATAAAAAAAATTTTTCTATAGGAGAAATAATTTCTTGTAACCAGAATGGTATTCAAATTAATACACTTTATCAAATATTAAATATCGAAAAAATTCAACTTCCTGGACAAAAAATTATGGATGTTAAAAATGTGCTAACTTCTAAAAAAAATTTATTTAAAATTGGGACTATTATTATATAATATACAAAATTTAAATACATTTTATATAATTTTTAAGAAAAAATAAGCAAACGGTATTAAACCGTTTGCTTAAATAAAGAATAAATATAATTTTATTTAAATAAAAATATTTTTATATTTTATTCTTCTATAATTTCTTCTTTTTTATTTTTTTTTACACGATCAACTAATTCAATATAAGCCATAGGAGCCTTATCTCCAGATCGAAATCCACATTTTAAAATACGCGTATAACCACCCAATCTATTTAAAAAACAAGGGCCTAATTTTTTAAATAATTTGGCAACTATACTATTATCACGAATACGAGAAAATACTAATCGTCTATTAGAAAGGGTATCTTTTTTAGATAACGTAATAATGGGTTCAACAACACGACGTAGTTCTTTCGCTTTAGATAATGTGGTTTTTATAATTTCATGCATAAATAATGAACATGCCATATTTTTTAACATTGCATTAAGATGAGAACGATTACGGCCTAATTGACGACCGATTTTCCTATGACGCATAAATATATTCCTTCTATTAGAATATTAATACACAATATTATACATTATTCATCTAAAATACTCGATGGAGGCCAATTTTCTAATCTCATGCCAAGAGATAAATTCCGAGAAGCTAATATATCTTTAATTTCAGTTAAAGATTTTTTACCTAAATTAGGAGTTTTTAATAATTCTACTTCAGTTCTTTGTACTAAATCACCTATATAATGTATAGATTCTGCTTTAAGACAATTTGCCGAACGAACTGTTAGTTCTAAATCATCTACTGGACGTAATAAAATAGGTTCAAATTCAGGTTTTGATTCTTTAATTTCTAGTTCACGCACATCTCTTAAATCAACAAAAGCTTCTAATTGTTCAGATAAAATAGTTGCTGCTCTTCGAATTGCTTCCTCTGGATCAATGGTTCCATTTGTTTCCATTTCAATAATTAACTTATCTAAATCTGTTCTTTGTTCTACACGAGCTGCTTCTACATTATAAGAAATTCTATCTATAGGACTATAACAAGCATCTACTAATAAACAACCTATAGGTCTTAAATCTTCTTCTATGTGAATTCTAGAAGAAGCGGGCATATAACCTCTACCACGCTGCACTTTAATTTTCATTTTAATAGAAGCATTTTCGTAAGTTAAATGACAAATAACATGTTCTGGTTTAATAATCTCAACATCACTATTATGTATAATATCTCCAGCAGTTACAGAACCAATTCCAGATTTATTTAATGTAAGAAAAACTTCATCTTTACCGTATACTTTTACAGCTAATCCTTTTAGATTTAACAATATTTCTAAAATATCTTCTTGTATTCCTTCTTTAGTACTATACTCATGAAGTACTCCATCAATTTCCACTTCAGTTACTGCGCATCCTGGCATAGAAGAAAGAAGAATTCTGCGAAGTGCATTACCTAACGTATGACCAAAACCTCTTTCTAATGGTTCCAAAGTGACTTTAGTGTGAGTTGCACTAATTTGCTCAATATCAACTAGTCTGGGTTTTAAAAAACCCATGATAGAATTCTGCATATTATCCTCTCTTTAACAGTCAACTTTATTATTTAGAATAAAGTTCAACAATCAAGTATTCATTGATTTCTGCAGATAAATCAGAACGTTCAGGATATCTTTTAAAAACACCTTTCATTGTCGTAACATCAACTTCCAACCAAATAGGCTTTTCTCTTTGCTCAACTAGTTCTAAAGCAGCTTTTATACGTGATTGATTCTTAGATTTATCTCTGATAGAGATTTCATCATTTGGAGATATCCGATATGAAGAAATGTTAACTATTTTTTTATTAACCATAACAGATTTATGATTAATTAATTGTCTTGATTCAGCTCGAGTACAACCAAAACCCATACGATAAACAACATTATCTAATCTAGATTCTAATAATTGTAACAAATTCGCTCCAGTATTACCTTTTAAACGAGCAGCAAGTTTATAATATATCTTAAATTGACGCTCTAAAACACCATATAAGCGACGAACTTTTTGTTTTTCACGCAATTGAACTGCATAATCAGATAATCTGGGTTTTCGAATTCCATGTTGTCCAGGAGGATGTTCTAATTTACATTTTGACTCTATCGCACGAAGCCCTGACTTTAAAAACAAATCAGTACCTTCACGTCTACTGAGTTTTAATTTGGGACCTAAATATTTGGCCATTTTATTCTCCAATAATTCCTAAAAATTACACACGACGTTTTTTAGGAGGACGGCAACCATTATGAGGAATAGGTGTTACATCAGTAATATTAGTAATACGAAATCCAGCTGCATTTAAAGCTCTAATAGTAGACTCCCTTCCTGGACCTGGACCTTTTACCATTACTTCTAAATTTTTTATACCATAATCTTTTACTATTTCAGCGCAACGTTCAGCAGCAACTTGTGCAGCAAAAGGAGTAGACTTACGAGAACCTCTAAAACCAGAACCACCAGAAGTTGCCCAACCTAAAGAATTACCTTGTCTATCAGTAATAGTTACAATAGTATTATTAAAAGATGCATGAATATGAGCTATACCATCTAAAATTTGTTTTTTCGCACGTTTGCGAATTCTAGGAGATACTGAATTCTTTACCATAATTCAAATTACCTATTTATTTTTTTATTGGTTTTCGAGGACCTTTGCATGTTCTAGCATTAGTCTTAGTTCTTTGTCCGTGTACCGGAAGATTTCTACGGTGACGTAGACCGCGATAACAATTTAAATCAATTAAACGTTTGATATTTAATGTTCTTTCTCTTCTTAAATCGCCTTCGGTAACATATTTTGCAACATGTATTCTTAATAATTCAAGTTGCTCTTCATTTAAATCTATAATTTTAGAATGTTCAGAAACATTAGACATTAAACAAATCAATTTAGAACGTTTTTTACCAATCCCATATATTGCAGTTAACGCAATTAAAGTATGCTTATGTTCAGGAATGTTAATACCTGCAATACGTGCCATATTATAAAATCCTATAAATTGATTATAAATTAAAATTAATAAGTACAATTGTAACAACTTCTAATTAATAAAAATCAACCTTGACGTTGCTTATGTTTCGGATCATTTCGACAAATAACTCTTACAACATTATGTCTTTTTATTATTTTGCAATTTCGACAAAGTACTTTCACAGAAGCTTGTACTTTCATAATTTTTTCCTAAATAGCTTTATATAATTTTTAATTAAGATTAGATTTTTTTAATATCGAGTCATATTGACTAGACATAATTAATGTTTGAATTTGAGAAATAAAATCCATAATAACTACAACAACAATTAATAATGAAGTTCCACCAAAATAAAACGGTACATTCATAAAACTTTTCATAAATTCTGGCATTAAACAAATAAATGTAATATATAAAGAACCTACTAACGTAAGTCTTAACATTATTTTACTAATATATTTAGCTGTTTGTTCACCAGGTCTAATACCTGAAATAAAAGCACCTGATTTCTTTAAATTATCTGCAGTTTCACGAGGATTAAAAACTAATCCTGTATAAAAAAAACAAAAAAATATGATTGCAGATATATATATAATCAAATATAAGGGTTGATTAGGTTGAAAAGCAAATAAAAAAGATTTTAACCATTTCCAATTATCACTTACTTTAAACCAGGATATAATCGTTGCAGGAAAAAGAACAATACTAGAAGCAAAAATTGCCGGTATTACACCAGCCATATTAATTTTTAAAGGCAAATGAGTGCTTTGTGCTGAATATATACGTCGACCTTTTTGACGCTGTGCATAATGCACTATAATTTTTCTTTGACCTCGTTCAATAAAAACAACGAGAAAAACAACTAAAAACATAAATATTAAAACAAAAAGAAATAATAAAAAATTTAAATTTCCTTGTCTTGTTTGTTCAATAGTATTTCCGATAGCAGCAGGCAAGCTTGCTATTATTCCTATAAAAATAATAATTGAAATACCATTTCCAATGCCACATTCTGTGATCAACTCACCTAACCACATTAAAAACATAGTACCCGTTACTAAGCTTATTACCGCAATTAAATAAAAATAAAAATTAGCATTAATAATAATGCTATGAGTTCCTACGATGTTAGGAAGATTTGTTGTAATTCCAATAGATTGTAAAACAGCTAATATTAAAGTAACATATCTAGTATACTGATTAATTTTATAACGACCAGATTCCCCTTCTTTTTTTATTTCAGATAAAGCAGGATATACTAAAGTTAATAACTGAATAATAATAGAAGCTGATATATATGGCATAATACCTAGAGCAAAAATAGAAGCACGACTTAAAGCACCTCCAGAAAACATATTGAACATATCAATAATAGTGCCTTTTTGATTATTTAGTATTTTGGATAAAACACTAGTATCAATTCCAGGAATTGGAATAAATGAACCTATACGAAATACAATAAGAGCCATTATCAAAAAGATAATTCTTTGTTTTAATTCGCTAATACCTTTGTTAGTATTATGAAAGTTTAATCCAATTTTATTTACCATTTTTTATCGGTCATTCCTCAATTGTACCACCAAATTTTTCAATCTCAGCACGAGCACCTTTAGTTACATACAATCCTTTAATTATCAAAGATTTTTGTAATTTTCCTGAAAGAATGATTTTTGCATATTTAACATTTTTTTTAATAATATTTTCTTTTTTTAATAGATCAATATTAATAATATTTGTAGATAAATTAGATAAATCTGCTAATCGTACTTCTACTGTAATATTTTTTTTATGAGAATGAAAACCAAATTTTGGCAATCTTCTATATAAAGGCATTTGACCCCCTTCAAAACCACGACGAATACTACTGCCTGATCTAGATTTTTGACCTTTATGTCCTCGTCCTGCAGTTTTTCCAAATCCTGAACCAATACCACGACCTAATCTTTTTCTATTTCTACGAGATCCATTAGCTGGAGAAAGAGTATTTAAGTACATATTTCTATGCCTCTTTAACTTTTAAAATATAAGAAATTTTTTTTATCATACCTTGAATAGATGGTGTATCTGGACGTATTACAGTATGTCCAATATAGCGCAACCCTAATCCAATTAATGTTTTTTTATGTTTAGGTAATCTTCCTATTGCACTTTTGATTTGAGTAATTTTTACATTTTTCATAAAATATAATTTATCCTAATATATCTTTAATACGTTTGTTTCTTTTAGCAGCAATCATCTTCGGGGATTTCATATTGATTAAACCATTCATTGTTGCTCGAACTATATTTATAGGATTAGTAGAACCATAAGTTTTAGCTAGTACATTATGTATTCCTGCTACTTCTAAAACTGCTCTCATAGCTCCTCCTGCAATTATTCCTGTTCCATCAGAAGCAGGTTTCATAAAAACATTCGAACCAGTATGAGAACCTTTTAATGAATGCTGTAAAGTTTTATTAATTAATGGTATAGTAATCATATTGCGTTTAGCTTTTTCCATAGCTTTTTGAATTGCAGCAGGTACTTCACGTGCTTTTCCATAACCAAAACCAACACGACCATCTCCATTTCCAACTACAGTTAATGCTGTAAAAGAGAATATACGACCACCTTTAACAGTTTTAGAAACACGATTTACTGTAATTAATTTTTCTTGTAAATCATTATTATTTTTTTTTTCAATATTAATCATTCTATTATTTTCACCTTAAAACTTTAATCCAACTTCACGTGCAGATTCAGCTAAAACTTGCACACGACCATGATATTTAAAACCAGATCGATCAAAAGAAACATTGGATATTCCTTTCAATAAAGCTCTTTCTGCAATAATTTTTCCTACTTTTGCTGCAGCCTCTTTATTGCCTGTATATTTTAAACCACATTTTATGTTTTTTTCTAAAGTTGAAGCAAATACTAATACTTTAGATTCCGTATAAGAAATAATTTGAGCATAAATGTGACGTGGAGTACGATGTACAACTAGTCGAATAGCATTTAGTTCTTTCAGTTTACAACGTGTTTTCATGGATCGGCGTATGCGAGACATTATTTTGTTTTTATTAGAAAAAATCATTTTATTTTTTCTTAGCCTCTTTTATTCGTATAACTTCATCTGAATATCGAATACCTTTGCCTTTATAAGGTTCTGGTATACGATAAGAACGTAAATTAGCAGCAATTTGTCCAACTAACTGTTTATCTATTCCTTTAATAATAATTTCTGTTGGAGAAGGATTTTCTACATCAATACCTTTAGGCAAATAATATTTAATAATATGAGAATAACCTAAAGACATATTAATAACATTATCTTTCATTATAGATACACGATAACCTACTCCAGATAATTGTAATTTTTTGATAAATTTTTTAGAAACACCTATAATCATAGAATTTACAAGAGCTCTTGAAGTACCAGCTTGAGCCCAACCATCTGAAAAACCTAAACGAGGTGAAAATATTATTTTATTATTTAAATATTCAACTTGAACTGATTGATGAATAGTACGTGAAAGCTCACCATATTCTCCTTTAATTGATATTATTTGAGAATCTAATCGAATATTAATGTTAGAAGGAACAATAATTGGACATTTAGCAACACGAGACATTATTCCTCCATTTAAGACACATAACAAACAATTTCACCGCCAAGACCTACTTGACGAGCCTTACGATCTGTCATAACCCCTTGAGAAGTAGAAATTACTGCTATTCCCAAACCAGCCATAACTTTAGGTAAATTATTCTTTTTTTTATATATTCGTAAACTTGGACGACTAATGCGCTTAATAGTTTCTATAACAGATTTTCCTTCAAAATATTTTAAAAATACTTCTAATTCTAATTTAGAAGTTCCTGTAATTTTAAAATTTTGAATATATCCTTCTTTTTTTAATAATTCTACAATAGATTTTTTTAATTTAGATGAAGGTATTTTTACAGAAAATTTATTAGCTGATTGACCATTCCTAATACGAGTTAACATATCTGATACTGGATCTTGCATGCTCATTTTAAACTCCAAACTAAAAAATTATATTTACCAACTAGATTTTTTTAAACCAGGTATTTCACCTTTCATAGCAGCTTCTCTAACTTTAATTCGACTTAATCCAAACTTTCTTAAAAAAGCATGTGGACGACCTGTTTGACGACATCGATTTCTTTGACGTGAAGGACTAGAATCGCGTGGAAAAGATTGCAATTTAAGAACTGCATTCCAACGTTCATCTTCCGAATAATTCATATTAGAAATAATATTTTTCAATTCAATACGTTGTGTATAAAATTTATTAGCTAATTTTATACGTTTAACTTCTCGTGCTTTCATTGATTGTTTGGCCATTGAATAACCTTTTTATTTGCGAAAAGGAAAATTAAAAGCAGATAACAATAGACGTCCTTCATGATCAGATTTAGCAGTAGTAGTTATAGTTATATCTAATCCGCGAACTTTATCAATTTTATCATAATCAATTTCCGGGAAAATAATCTGTTCACGTATTCCTAAACTATAATTGCCTTGACCATCAAAAGAATTGCTTGATAAACCACGAAAATCACGAATACGAGGAATAGCAATAACTATTAAACGTTCAAAAAAATCCCATTTTTTTTGACCACGCAACGTTACTTTACATCCAATAGGATAACCTTGACGAATTTTAAAACCAGCTAAAGATTTACGAGCTTTAGTAATCAACGGTTTTTGTCCTGATATTGCAGTTAAATCTAAAATAGCATGTTCTAAAACTTTTTTATCAGAAACTGAAGCACCAACGCCCATATTTAAGGTTATTTTATCAATCTTAGGAACTTGCATAATAGAACGATAATTTAATTGAAACATAAGATTTTTTATAACTTTTGATCTATAAAAATTATACAGTGTTGCCATTATATTACTCCAAACTATTTAATCGTTTTTTTATTAGATTTAAAAAAACGAACTTTTTTCCCTTCTTCAAATCTAAAACCAATTCGATCTGGTTTATTTGATTCAGGATTTAAAATAGCAATATTTGATATTTGAATAGGAGCCTCTTTTTCTACAATACCCCCGTTTTTATTTTGAGATGGTACTGGTTTTTGATGTTTTTTAATTAAGTTTAATCCATTAATAATAACTTTATTCGAAGATAAAATGTTTTTAATAGTGCTTTTTTTCCCTTTATCTTTTCCAATCAAAATAATAATTTTATCATTACGACGTAACTTTGCAGCCATTTTTGCTTCCTTTAAAAATTTAAAAACTATAGAACTTCTGGAGCTAATGAAATAATTTTCATAAATTTTTCTGTTCTTAATTCTCGAGTAACAGGACCAAAAATACGAGTGCCAATAGGTTGTTCATTATTATTTAGTACAACACAAGAGTTTCTATCAAAACGAATTACAGAACCATCTGTTCTTCTTACTCCTTTCTTAGTTCTCACTACTACTGCTTTAAGAACATCACCTTTTTTAACTTTTCCTCTAGGTATTGCTTCTTTAATTGTAATCTTAATAATATCTCCAATACCCGCATATCGTCGACGAGAACCACCTAATACTTTAATACACATAGCTGAGCGTGCACCAGAGTTATCAGATACATGTAAAATTGTTTGTTCTTGAATCATATTTTTATAACTCCAATGAGTTTAATAAAATATAAAAATTATTATCTAAAATAATTTTATTATAACATTAGTAATGTTGTATGAACAGAAAACATGAGCAGACCTGAGTTTGTTCATGTTTTTAAAATTTTTTAAAAAATATTTTTTTTAACAATACGCACTAAAATCCAAGATTTTGTTTTAGAAATTGGACGAGATTCACGAATTTCTATTAAATCTCCTACAGTGCATTCATTTTTTTCATCATGAACATGAAGTTTTGTGGTACGTTTAATAAATTTTCCATAAATATTATGTTTTATAAAACGCTCAATTGCAACTACAGCAGACTTTTGCATTTTGTTACTTACAACCCGACCTTGTAAAGTACGAATATTTTCCATTATTTTAATCTTTCCTTCTCTATGAGCAACGTCTTTATTTGAGCAATATTTCTTCTTACTTTACGCAATAAATGAGGAGTTTTTAATTTTCCTGAAACAGACTGCATACGTAAATTAAATTGCTCTCGTAATAATTGTAAAAGTTCTATATTAAGATCTTTTTTACTTTTTTTTCTTAACTCTACTATTGCCGTCATTACATCACCATTTTGGTTACAAAAGTGGTTTTAATTGGCAGTTTAGCTGCTGCTAATTTAAATGCTTCTCGAGATTCTTCTTCACTAACTCCATCTAATTCATAAAGAATTTTTCCAGGTTGTACTAAGGCGACCCAATATTCAACACTCCCTTTTCCTTTTCCCATTCTTACTTCTAATGGTTTTTGAGTTATAGGTTTGTCAGGAAATATACGTATCCACATTTTTCCTTGTCTTTTAATACAACGAGTTATAGCTCTTCTTGCAGATTCAATTTGACGAGCAGTTAAACGACCTCTATCAGTAGCTTTTAAGCCAAAAGTACCAAAATTAATATTAGTACCAGAAGCTAATCCTCTATTTCGACCTTTATGCATTTTTCGAAATTTAGTACGTTTTGGTTGCAACATTATTAGCTTCTCTCTTTTTATTGCTTTCTATTTTTACGGTGTTGCTTTTTCGTCTGAACAGAAGGTTTTTCTAATTTTTCAATTGCTTCCATGCCTCCTAATATTTCTCCCTTAAAAATCCACACCTTTACTCCTATTACACCATAAGTTGTATGTGCTTCTGAAGTACTGTAATCAATATTAGCACGAAGAGTATGAAGAGGAACTCTTCCTTCTCGATACCACTCTCTACGTGCTATTTCTGCGCCTCCTAAACGACCACTTACTTCAACTTTAATGCCTTTAGCACCTTGTCTCATTGCATTTTGAACTGATCTTTTCATAGCACGTCTAAACATAACTCTTCTTTCTAATTGAGAACTAATATTATCTGAAACAAGTTTAGCATCTAATTCAGGTTTGCGAACTTCAGAAATATTAATTTGAAC from Buchnera aphidicola (Artemisaphis artemisicola) harbors:
- the aroE gene encoding shikimate dehydrogenase, which produces MFKYQKYNYALFGNPVHYSKSPVIHSLFAQQTGILHSYTSINVSLKDFYPILYNFFQKNGKGANITVPFKQEAYAFCTELTQRAKIAKSVNTIQKIDDKHFLGDNTDGIGLLSDLIRLDFIKKKYSILILGAGGAVKGILFSLLSFGCSVFILNRTIENSKKIIIQFQKYGNIKIFDRSLLDIKHFDLIINATSNFNQEQVNAISLSLISPKTFFYDMNYQKNNVFFIDWCIKIGANFFSNGIGMLVFQAAHSFLLWHKILPETDYIIQFLNKEKNILSKQERV
- a CDS encoding Sua5/YciO/YrdC/YwlC family protein codes for the protein MLHNKNVIAYPTESMFGLGCDPTSEEAVKKLLYLKNRTVEKGFILVASNFNQIKMYINEYDLSEKQKNKIFLHWPGPFTFLLPAKTNTPYWLTGKFNTIAVRISAHIEIIKLCNTFGKALISTSANISNMTPCITREEVFKYFGKNFPLLNGKIGDEKYPSKIVNIMNGKLIRNV
- a CDS encoding DUF494 family protein; protein product: MFDILIYLFETYAHSESKISVDYDNLKNDLSNIGFKKRDIYNALRWLKNLSSYKKNIISSMNLSCNQISTRIYTKEESFKLNVDCRGFILFLEQLEILTLDTREIIIERIMELDIYELNLEDLKWIILIILFNLPGCEIVYQKLENLLFNFREEIIH
- the def gene encoding peptide deformylase → MSLLKILHYPDKRLRVIAKPVNNINNNIKNIVNNMLDTMYQENGIGLAATQVNIPLQIIVVSAMEKEKNNLVLINPKILKKEGNISIEEGCLSIPEYRALIPRFNHIKVQAINLHGKKIEIETESIVSICIQHEIDHLKGKLFIDYLSKLKQERLYKKFKKVEKNILLRK
- the fmt gene encoding methionyl-tRNA formyltransferase — its product is MKKLKIIFAGTAYFSAEHLNTLISSSHDVVAVLSKPDSLSGRGQKIIFSPVKIISINNNIPIFQPDNLNDQIFQDKLLHINADIMIVVSYGKIIPKKILNMFPNGCINIHASLLPRWRGASPIQSSILNGDKKTGISIIEMDDTIDTGNIIHSITCNISSKDTTQSLSLKLIKIGTKALLEVLEKIIKKSIVKKKQNERDATLSKKIHKKDALLNWNLKAEELERTIRAFIPWPVCHFILKNKAIKIWKAKVIPLNKKNFSIGEIISCNQNGIQINTLYQILNIEKIQLPGQKIMDVKNVLTSKKNLFKIGTIII
- the rplQ gene encoding 50S ribosomal protein L17, encoding MRHRKIGRQLGRNRSHLNAMLKNMACSLFMHEIIKTTLSKAKELRRVVEPIITLSKKDTLSNRRLVFSRIRDNSIVAKLFKKLGPCFLNRLGGYTRILKCGFRSGDKAPMAYIELVDRVKKNKKEEIIEE
- a CDS encoding DNA-directed RNA polymerase subunit alpha → MQNSIMGFLKPRLVDIEQISATHTKVTLEPLERGFGHTLGNALRRILLSSMPGCAVTEVEIDGVLHEYSTKEGIQEDILEILLNLKGLAVKVYGKDEVFLTLNKSGIGSVTAGDIIHNSDVEIIKPEHVICHLTYENASIKMKIKVQRGRGYMPASSRIHIEEDLRPIGCLLVDACYSPIDRISYNVEAARVEQRTDLDKLIIEMETNGTIDPEEAIRRAATILSEQLEAFVDLRDVRELEIKESKPEFEPILLRPVDDLELTVRSANCLKAESIHYIGDLVQRTEVELLKTPNLGKKSLTEIKDILASRNLSLGMRLENWPPSSILDE
- the rpsD gene encoding 30S ribosomal protein S4, with the translated sequence MAKYLGPKLKLSRREGTDLFLKSGLRAIESKCKLEHPPGQHGIRKPRLSDYAVQLREKQKVRRLYGVLERQFKIYYKLAARLKGNTGANLLQLLESRLDNVVYRMGFGCTRAESRQLINHKSVMVNKKIVNISSYRISPNDEISIRDKSKNQSRIKAALELVEQREKPIWLEVDVTTMKGVFKRYPERSDLSAEINEYLIVELYSK
- the rpsK gene encoding 30S ribosomal protein S11, which encodes MVKNSVSPRIRKRAKKQILDGIAHIHASFNNTIVTITDRQGNSLGWATSGGSGFRGSRKSTPFAAQVAAERCAEIVKDYGIKNLEVMVKGPGPGRESTIRALNAAGFRITNITDVTPIPHNGCRPPKKRRV
- the rpsM gene encoding 30S ribosomal protein S13; translation: MARIAGINIPEHKHTLIALTAIYGIGKKRSKLICLMSNVSEHSKIIDLNEEQLELLRIHVAKYVTEGDLRRERTLNIKRLIDLNCYRGLRHRRNLPVHGQRTKTNARTCKGPRKPIKK
- the rpmJ gene encoding 50S ribosomal protein L36, giving the protein MKVQASVKVLCRNCKIIKRHNVVRVICRNDPKHKQRQG